Proteins from one Scylla paramamosain isolate STU-SP2022 unplaced genomic scaffold, ASM3559412v1 Contig127, whole genome shotgun sequence genomic window:
- the LOC135099420 gene encoding general transcription factor II-I repeat domain-containing protein 2A-like translates to MHESIRAFEVKLKLFERQLAANNAAHFPTLKSLQSTPEFRGIISREKYRNMISKLLNEFGERFADLKNLESDFSIFRNPFAANPDETPEDIQLELIDLHTYVCEQLFSLMNLNKSGLRSRLTNEHLNSTLKVAIAQSLAPNIDELVQTKRCQVSGSSTTRN, encoded by the exons ATGCATGAGTCCATTCGTGCTTTTGAGGTGAAGCTCAAACTTTTTGAACGTCAACTAGCAGCGAATAATGCTGCACACTTTCCTACACTGAAATCATTGCAAAGCACACCTGAGTTTCGTGGAATTATCAGCAGAGAAAAGTACCGCAACATGATTTCCAAGTTACTGAACGAATTTGGAGAAAGATTTGCAGACTTAAAGAACCTTGAGAGTGATTTCTCGATCTTTCGAAATCCTTTCGCCGCAAATCCCGATGAGACACCAGAGGATATTCAGTTAGAACTAATTGATCTTCA TACCTATGTCTGTGAGCAACTCTTCTCACTGATGAACTTGAACAAGTCTGGACTCAGGTCTCGGCTCACTAATGAACACCTCAACTCAACACTGAAAGTAGCCATTGCTCAGTCTCTGGCGCCAAACATAGACGAACTTGTACAGACCAAGAGGTGCCAAGTTTCTGGGAGCAGCACGACCAGGAATTAA